One window of Chryseobacterium sp. JJR-5R genomic DNA carries:
- a CDS encoding outer membrane beta-barrel protein, whose protein sequence is MKKILSIALIGGSIFASAQISLAGKANIIFPTGSPTWQNIKGTVNQAIEGEGKNNVGFNVGLSLKVGLPTSFFLMPELYYTNFKNEFTAANTTFDIKSSRIDVPVLLGYNILGNTLGVFVGPVASYNLSKEDTFNDFKENARDNFTVGYQFGAQVEISKLILNAKYEGSFSKDSRNFISRVSGEEIRYDNRPNLFMVGVGYKF, encoded by the coding sequence ATGAAAAAGATTCTTAGTATCGCGTTAATCGGTGGTTCTATCTTTGCTTCCGCCCAGATTTCGCTGGCAGGAAAAGCGAACATCATATTCCCGACAGGTTCACCTACCTGGCAGAATATCAAAGGAACCGTGAATCAGGCCATTGAAGGAGAAGGCAAAAATAATGTAGGATTTAATGTAGGGCTTTCCTTAAAAGTAGGATTACCGACCTCATTTTTTCTGATGCCCGAACTGTATTACACCAACTTTAAAAATGAATTTACGGCAGCCAATACTACATTTGATATCAAAAGCAGCAGAATTGACGTACCCGTTCTCTTAGGATATAATATTCTGGGTAATACCTTAGGTGTCTTCGTAGGTCCGGTTGCCAGCTATAATCTGAGTAAGGAAGATACCTTTAATGATTTCAAAGAGAATGCAAGGGACAATTTTACTGTAGGATACCAGTTCGGTGCCCAGGTTGAAATCTCAAAATTGATTCTGAATGCAAAATATGAAGGTTCATTCAGTAAAGATTCCCGAAACTTTATCAGCAGGGTTTCAGGCGAAGAGATCAGGTATGACAACAGGCCCAATCTCTTTATGGTGGGTGTAGGCTATAAATTTTAA
- a CDS encoding M48 family metallopeptidase, whose translation MKITHLLGIGAIALTVSACTTNPITGRSSLQLANNSEIMTMSAQEYRSTLGKSKVITGTADAKRVTSVGSRIKSAAERYYQSIGRSADIANYSWEFNLIQSNELNAWCMPGGKVAVYTGILPITKNENGLAVVMGHEVSHALAGHGNERISQAMVAQYGGAILGGSISNAQWAGVFEKVYPIGSQVALLKYGRGQESEADKMGLYLMGMAGYDPREAVPFWSRMEGASKGARQPEFLSTHPNPETRISDINKDLPKALEYYKAAGGKI comes from the coding sequence ATGAAAATTACACATCTTTTAGGGATAGGAGCAATTGCTCTTACTGTTTCAGCATGTACTACAAACCCAATCACGGGAAGGTCTTCTCTGCAACTGGCAAACAATTCTGAAATTATGACCATGTCTGCTCAGGAATACAGATCAACACTGGGGAAATCCAAGGTAATTACGGGAACGGCAGATGCAAAAAGGGTAACGAGTGTAGGATCAAGAATAAAATCTGCTGCAGAAAGGTATTACCAGTCTATCGGGCGTTCTGCAGATATTGCCAATTACAGTTGGGAATTTAACCTTATACAAAGTAACGAGCTTAATGCATGGTGTATGCCAGGGGGAAAAGTAGCCGTATATACAGGAATTCTTCCTATTACAAAAAATGAGAACGGACTTGCCGTAGTAATGGGGCATGAAGTCTCGCATGCCTTGGCAGGACACGGAAATGAAAGGATTTCCCAAGCCATGGTAGCACAGTATGGCGGTGCTATTTTAGGCGGAAGCATTTCCAATGCACAGTGGGCAGGCGTTTTTGAAAAAGTATATCCTATCGGATCACAGGTTGCCTTATTGAAATATGGAAGAGGCCAGGAATCTGAAGCTGATAAAATGGGATTGTACCTGATGGGAATGGCAGGATACGATCCGAGGGAAGCAGTGCCGTTCTGGAGCAGGATGGAAGGTGCTTCAAAAGGAGCAAGACAGCCTGAATTTTTATCTACCCACCCGAATCCAGAAACAAGGATTTCAGATATCAATAAGGATCTTCCCAAAGCACTGGAATATTATAAAGCTGCCGGAGGAAAAATATAA
- a CDS encoding DUF4251 domain-containing protein — MKKYIPIIFIFSFLMIFQSCSSQNNVPSQAVNMMVNAQDFSFRAQRANPTNYDVINVMTSLPNAPVTRILDLSGSNYSIDLKNDKLDVALPYFGRVFNPSYGNTSQSGYRFSSKDFTVNKSQNRKGNWIVKIKVNDQSTVDEITIEVFKNGKAFTSVRSNDRQPISYDGYITKNEEQKAQP; from the coding sequence ATGAAAAAGTATATCCCAATTATATTTATATTCAGCTTCCTGATGATTTTTCAGAGCTGTTCATCCCAGAATAATGTTCCGTCTCAGGCAGTTAACATGATGGTAAATGCACAGGATTTTTCATTCCGTGCACAAAGGGCCAACCCTACCAATTACGATGTAATCAATGTGATGACTTCTTTGCCGAATGCTCCTGTAACAAGAATACTGGATCTGTCAGGAAGCAATTATTCCATCGATTTAAAAAATGACAAGCTTGATGTCGCACTGCCTTATTTCGGAAGGGTTTTTAATCCGAGTTACGGAAATACTTCCCAAAGCGGATACCGGTTTTCATCAAAGGATTTTACGGTGAACAAATCACAGAATAGAAAAGGCAACTGGATTGTAAAAATTAAAGTGAATGACCAGTCTACGGTAGATGAAATTACCATTGAGGTTTTTAAAAACGGAAAAGCCTTTACATCAGTAAGGAGCAATGACCGGCAGCCGATTTCTTATGACGGATACATTACCAAAAACGAAGAGCAGAAAGCCCAGCCTTAA
- the meaB gene encoding methylmalonyl Co-A mutase-associated GTPase MeaB, which produces MKFSTEELIEGIRSGNKRLIGKAITLVESKKTEHRQQAEDLLKRIMPFTGNSVRVGITGVPGAGKSTFIENFGRLALLAGKKVAVLAIDPSSSINKGSILGDKTRMEELAREENAFIRPSPSSGFLGGVANTTFETMMICEAAGYDYILIETVGVGQSEVLVADITDVFLFLKIIGGGDELQGIKRGIMEMVDVVFINKVDPDNLQKAKNTRLELKRALDFIPPKEKDWKIPVLLGSALNNQGLEDIFEKIDEFISLKKKNNHFESVRTLQAEKRFEYWVQEYILSMVKKDNSLEEAYILRKKNASARVSNPSTEAKLFVEQFLNKLD; this is translated from the coding sequence ATGAAATTTTCTACAGAAGAACTTATAGAAGGAATACGGTCAGGAAACAAGCGCCTGATCGGGAAAGCTATTACTTTGGTGGAAAGTAAGAAAACCGAACACCGGCAACAGGCTGAAGATTTGTTGAAACGGATTATGCCTTTTACAGGCAATTCAGTCCGGGTAGGAATAACAGGGGTTCCTGGAGCAGGTAAATCTACTTTTATAGAAAATTTCGGAAGGCTGGCCCTGTTAGCCGGTAAGAAAGTAGCTGTTCTGGCAATAGACCCCAGTTCTTCAATTAATAAAGGCAGTATTTTAGGTGATAAAACCCGGATGGAAGAGCTTGCCAGGGAAGAGAATGCCTTTATACGCCCTTCGCCGAGTTCCGGGTTTTTAGGCGGCGTTGCCAATACCACATTTGAGACGATGATGATCTGTGAAGCGGCGGGTTATGATTATATTTTGATAGAAACGGTAGGCGTAGGACAGTCTGAAGTGCTGGTTGCGGATATTACCGATGTCTTCCTGTTCCTGAAAATTATCGGCGGGGGAGATGAGCTTCAGGGAATCAAACGTGGGATTATGGAAATGGTGGATGTTGTTTTCATCAATAAAGTAGATCCGGATAACCTGCAGAAGGCAAAGAACACCCGGCTTGAACTGAAACGGGCTTTGGATTTTATTCCGCCGAAAGAAAAAGACTGGAAAATACCTGTTTTACTGGGTTCCGCTCTAAATAATCAGGGGCTGGAAGATATTTTTGAAAAAATCGATGAGTTTATCAGTTTAAAAAAGAAAAACAATCATTTTGAATCCGTAAGGACCCTGCAGGCAGAGAAACGTTTCGAATACTGGGTGCAGGAATATATACTGTCAATGGTCAAGAAAGACAATTCTTTGGAAGAAGCCTACATCCTGCGCAAAAAAAATGCCTCTGCAAGGGTTTCAAACCCCAGTACAGAAGCAAAATTATTTGTGGAACAGTTTTTAAACAAACTTGATTAA
- a CDS encoding cytochrome c: MKKIIAAASFTAIVLASCTPKATTATAPVAATSTAEQMAQGKIIFENSCGRCHKLPDPTAHTPVQWVGIMNSMAPKAKLTDEQHQWVYDYVVSVKK; the protein is encoded by the coding sequence ATGAAAAAAATTATTGCTGCGGCATCATTTACGGCTATTGTACTGGCATCCTGTACTCCGAAAGCGACAACCGCAACAGCACCGGTGGCTGCAACGTCTACAGCAGAACAGATGGCCCAGGGGAAAATCATCTTTGAAAATTCCTGTGGCAGATGCCATAAACTGCCGGATCCAACCGCCCATACTCCGGTACAGTGGGTAGGAATCATGAATTCAATGGCTCCGAAAGCGAAATTAACTGATGAACAGCACCAATGGGTTTATGATTATGTGGTTTCTGTAAAAAAATAA
- the prfH gene encoding peptide chain release factor H, giving the protein MEKLIQLTAGRGPLECQWVVAKVLKAFLEEAKDNTIDYEIIHRKNGDENLTLKSVTILLKAKDLNEFLKTWLGSICWTGKSTFRKLHKRSNWFIGIFELEGLDKINFNEKDIQFQTARSQGSGGQNVNKVNTAVRATHLPTGQSVFVQDSRSQLENRKLSVIRLKEKVLEHNIIQLQKRMQETWNNHLQVQRGNPVRTFSGTDFKKSYQEKSFRKERNSLKNELKNYRNDLN; this is encoded by the coding sequence GTGGAAAAATTAATACAGCTCACTGCAGGAAGAGGGCCTTTGGAATGCCAATGGGTGGTTGCCAAAGTGCTGAAGGCATTCCTTGAAGAAGCAAAAGATAATACAATAGATTACGAAATCATACACCGCAAAAACGGCGATGAAAACCTGACATTGAAATCCGTAACCATCCTTTTGAAAGCAAAAGATTTAAATGAATTTTTAAAAACATGGTTAGGAAGCATTTGCTGGACCGGGAAAAGTACATTCCGGAAACTGCACAAAAGAAGCAACTGGTTCATCGGTATTTTTGAACTGGAAGGTTTGGACAAAATTAATTTCAATGAAAAAGATATTCAGTTTCAGACTGCCCGGAGCCAGGGAAGCGGTGGACAAAACGTGAATAAAGTCAATACGGCCGTTCGTGCCACTCATTTGCCGACTGGCCAGAGTGTTTTCGTACAGGATTCACGCTCACAGCTGGAGAACAGGAAACTGTCTGTCATAAGATTAAAAGAAAAAGTCTTAGAGCACAATATCATTCAGCTTCAGAAGAGGATGCAGGAAACCTGGAACAACCATCTGCAGGTGCAGCGGGGAAATCCGGTCCGCACATTTTCCGGAACAGATTTCAAAAAGTCTTATCAGGAAAAATCTTTCAGGAAAGAAAGAAACAGTTTAAAAAATGAATTAAAAAATTACAGAAATGACCTTAACTAA
- a CDS encoding RtcB family protein: protein MGNLKLKGKDILKLGYPNNQSVNIALEVMKRNFATKNIHHVKSLLKEILINPENYEKDLTFGQIAEALLSSNKTEKRMLNANRTAFHIFGTQISDEAKNQLYTGLKLPIAVQGALMPDAHSGYGLPIGGVLAVENAVIPYGVGMDIGCRMSLSILDTPASYLDGAKDKYEKALAEHTKFGMYETHKSHVDHELFHRDTFDMIPVLKRLKGKAIKQMGSSGGGNHFVEFGEVQITEEDVQIGLPKGKYLGILSHSGSRGLGAEIAQYYSRVATEQCPLPKEAQNFAWLNLDTHLGLEYWTAMNLAGDYASACHDDIHRRLVKAVGGRVKARIENHHNFAWKELHNGKEVIVHRKGATPANENELGMIPGSMTAKGFIVRGKGNPESLNSASHGAGRAFSRGECRNLFTQNDIRKELKLKNVTLMGGNTEEAPMAYKDINEVMNAQSGLVDILGTFQPRIVRMDK from the coding sequence ATGGGAAATTTAAAATTAAAAGGAAAAGATATATTAAAACTGGGGTATCCGAATAATCAGAGCGTCAATATCGCTTTGGAGGTAATGAAAAGGAATTTTGCCACAAAAAATATTCATCATGTGAAGTCGCTTCTGAAGGAAATCCTGATTAATCCGGAGAACTATGAAAAAGATTTAACCTTCGGACAGATCGCGGAAGCCCTGCTTTCATCAAATAAAACAGAAAAAAGGATGCTGAATGCCAACCGGACGGCCTTCCATATTTTCGGGACGCAGATTTCAGACGAAGCCAAAAACCAGCTGTACACCGGCCTGAAACTACCGATTGCGGTGCAGGGCGCACTGATGCCCGATGCCCACAGCGGCTACGGCCTGCCGATCGGCGGCGTTCTCGCAGTAGAAAATGCCGTAATTCCTTACGGGGTCGGGATGGATATCGGCTGCAGGATGAGCCTGAGTATTCTGGATACGCCGGCTTCATATCTGGACGGGGCGAAAGACAAATATGAAAAAGCACTGGCCGAACATACCAAGTTCGGGATGTATGAAACCCATAAATCCCATGTCGATCATGAATTATTCCACAGGGATACGTTCGACATGATTCCGGTTTTAAAGAGATTAAAAGGAAAAGCCATCAAACAAATGGGAAGTTCCGGCGGCGGAAACCATTTCGTGGAATTCGGGGAAGTTCAGATTACGGAAGAAGATGTGCAGATCGGGCTCCCGAAAGGGAAGTATCTCGGCATCCTTTCCCATAGCGGCTCGCGCGGTCTGGGAGCGGAAATCGCCCAGTATTATTCAAGAGTAGCCACGGAACAGTGCCCCTTGCCGAAAGAAGCGCAGAACTTTGCCTGGCTGAATCTGGATACGCATCTGGGATTGGAATACTGGACGGCGATGAACCTGGCGGGAGATTATGCTTCAGCCTGCCATGACGATATTCACCGAAGATTGGTGAAAGCAGTAGGCGGACGGGTAAAAGCCAGGATTGAAAACCACCATAACTTTGCATGGAAAGAACTCCACAACGGAAAAGAAGTGATCGTTCACAGAAAAGGTGCCACTCCGGCTAATGAAAATGAACTGGGAATGATTCCCGGATCAATGACGGCAAAAGGCTTCATCGTCCGCGGTAAAGGAAACCCTGAGTCTTTGAATTCTGCTTCACATGGAGCCGGCAGGGCTTTTTCAAGAGGAGAATGCCGGAACCTGTTTACTCAGAATGACATCAGAAAAGAATTAAAACTTAAAAATGTCACTTTAATGGGCGGAAATACAGAAGAAGCACCGATGGCATACAAAGACATCAACGAAGTCATGAATGCCCAAAGCGGACTGGTAGACATCCTCGGGACTTTTCAGCCCAGGATTGTGAGGATGGATAAGTAA
- a CDS encoding DUF4836 family protein produces the protein MKNTLIKSLFYVFAFAVLFSCNSNKNNEILAYTTDTTLGLSRVNLNTISEKIPVDKILKEKKNLKSDEKFFLQLVSKPKESGIDTDKPLYFIVDQGKSAYDPDAKAFLWISDKAKFQKSMSDLTKSKVSIDKKDYIYIDGKLAGSIKGDMAIISSEKSYNPYAGYDPYTGYNPMNRPSENPLKLNEKYFTDFWARKGTSSTVIKDQVNQSLADNKDISGWVNLSAVASYLSKGYIETLAVNKLIKDSGIGFDFNFDKGKAEMDTKTFFNNDMKKVVEKYYDKNTVNYDLVKNVELDHAKSFTIGFFSLDFMKYLIKEAGFEATVNHYLASTNKTLEDITSTFTGDYAFVDFKTKPIDSTDYPYRSNNALVLGFNPDKKDQLTSLLQGPLGASKKYMIGKNEVIFSDDNTVIYQFQNKKAGKNSKLDKKSGVTAYSWSDGNDYNQKQNAAVKVTNMVNESKEDDGDLVSKTVFTLDKKDENALYYLIMNG, from the coding sequence ATGAAAAACACTTTAATAAAATCATTATTCTACGTATTTGCATTTGCAGTCCTGTTTTCCTGCAATTCCAATAAGAATAATGAAATTCTGGCGTATACCACAGACACCACATTGGGACTATCAAGGGTTAATTTAAACACCATTTCAGAGAAAATTCCCGTTGATAAGATTTTAAAGGAGAAGAAAAACCTGAAATCTGATGAAAAATTCTTTTTACAGCTGGTAAGCAAACCGAAGGAATCCGGAATTGATACGGATAAGCCGCTTTATTTTATTGTTGACCAGGGTAAATCTGCGTATGATCCTGATGCAAAAGCCTTTTTGTGGATCAGTGACAAAGCAAAATTCCAGAAAAGCATGTCTGATCTTACAAAAAGTAAAGTCAGTATTGATAAAAAAGACTATATCTACATTGACGGAAAACTGGCAGGCAGCATAAAAGGCGATATGGCCATTATCTCCAGCGAAAAGTCTTATAACCCATATGCGGGATATGATCCTTATACCGGTTATAACCCGATGAACAGACCTTCAGAAAATCCCCTGAAACTCAATGAAAAATATTTTACAGATTTCTGGGCAAGAAAAGGAACTTCAAGCACGGTTATCAAGGATCAGGTAAACCAGTCTTTAGCGGATAACAAAGACATCAGCGGCTGGGTAAATCTTTCTGCTGTAGCAAGCTACCTTTCCAAAGGATATATCGAAACCCTTGCCGTAAATAAACTGATCAAAGATTCGGGGATCGGCTTTGATTTCAACTTTGATAAAGGAAAAGCCGAAATGGATACCAAAACATTCTTTAATAATGATATGAAGAAAGTTGTGGAAAAGTATTATGATAAAAACACGGTTAACTACGATCTGGTAAAGAATGTTGAACTTGATCATGCTAAATCTTTTACCATAGGATTCTTCAGCCTGGATTTTATGAAATACCTGATAAAGGAAGCCGGTTTTGAAGCTACTGTAAATCATTATCTGGCATCAACCAACAAAACCCTGGAAGATATTACCTCAACTTTTACAGGAGATTATGCTTTTGTTGACTTTAAAACCAAACCTATTGACAGTACAGATTATCCCTACAGGTCTAATAATGCACTGGTATTAGGTTTTAATCCGGATAAGAAAGATCAGCTTACTTCATTGTTACAGGGACCTCTTGGGGCGAGCAAAAAATATATGATCGGCAAGAATGAAGTGATTTTTTCTGATGACAACACGGTAATCTATCAGTTTCAGAACAAAAAGGCAGGTAAAAACTCAAAGCTTGATAAAAAATCCGGGGTTACCGCCTATTCATGGTCTGACGGAAATGACTATAACCAGAAACAGAATGCTGCCGTAAAAGTAACCAATATGGTTAATGAATCTAAAGAAGACGATGGAGACCTGGTTTCTAAAACAGTCTTTACTCTGGATAAAAAGGATGAAAATGCATTGTATTATTTAATCATGAATGGATAA
- a CDS encoding ATP-binding cassette domain-containing protein — MDNIILERISPKYFTPRNIGQSEIWNRNAVFQKGKKFLVVAPSGSGKSTLATAMLGTHFQYEGNIKYDQQPVKNLHLEQIVEHRKDGISLLFQDVRLIKNLTVSENILLRVFNQDRKKFIPKMKAYAEILGIENLLDKKAENCSYGERQRSAIIRSLINPTDFLVYDECFSHLDLDNKKIAFSLIHEVSQESGSSVIFFELNEFPFEHEYQILHL, encoded by the coding sequence ATGGATAATATTATTTTAGAACGTATTTCGCCAAAGTATTTCACGCCCAGAAATATCGGACAATCTGAAATCTGGAACCGAAATGCTGTTTTTCAGAAAGGAAAGAAATTTCTGGTTGTTGCGCCTTCCGGAAGCGGTAAATCTACACTGGCCACCGCTATGCTGGGAACTCATTTTCAGTATGAAGGAAATATAAAGTATGATCAGCAGCCGGTTAAAAACCTTCATCTTGAACAAATTGTGGAACACAGAAAAGACGGAATAAGCCTGCTGTTCCAGGATGTGAGGCTGATTAAGAACCTTACGGTTTCGGAAAATATCTTACTGCGCGTTTTTAACCAGGACCGGAAAAAATTCATCCCCAAAATGAAAGCATATGCAGAAATATTGGGAATCGAAAACCTGCTCGATAAAAAAGCGGAAAACTGCTCCTATGGGGAACGGCAAAGAAGCGCTATTATAAGAAGTCTGATCAATCCGACGGATTTTCTGGTCTATGACGAATGTTTCAGCCACCTGGACTTAGATAATAAAAAAATTGCCTTTTCCCTGATCCATGAGGTATCTCAGGAGAGCGGAAGTTCGGTTATATTTTTTGAATTGAATGAGTTCCCTTTTGAACATGAATATCAAATTCTTCATTTGTAA